The Cyprinus carpio isolate SPL01 chromosome B22, ASM1834038v1, whole genome shotgun sequence genome contains the following window.
gtgtgtgtgtgtgtgtgtgtgtgtgtgtgtgtgtgtgtgtgtgtgtgaagaaagaTGTTTTATATGGgtgtaaaattttttatttggttaatatttttttatttgtttttagttgattatttattttgagtaattctgtttctaaatgtatttaattacaaattacatttaatttatttcatttttattgttcagCAAAATACAAAGTACAAAATAGTTTAGGCtacgtatttaaaatacatttaattaaaacactgGCCATCTCTGAATACCCCAGTGATTCAAACTCACTCCACCTACTGTTACAACATCATTCAGTAAAGCACTTCAGAGCAAAAGCGATAATTACGAGTTTGAAAATGGTGATTTATCTCAAGGGCGTGTTTACTATTTCCGGTTTATTGGATTATCACGCCTAACAATAACAAGTTCATTCACACTGATAACAGCTTTATGAATAAGTATGTGCTGTGTCTATATCCCGGATTGACGGCGGGGATATTCTATTaatgtgtttgtggtgttgttagttttaatataaaatagtgATGCGCAGAATATTAAAGCCCGTCAGCGCCCTCGGTTTTCACTTCTTTAAACACACACGTGCACAAGTTAATTAACCCCACCAAAAATACTATCATGTCATTATTCACATGCGACTCATCACAACATCTATTTATAGATAACTAAATATCGTTAGAATTGTTAGGAAACAATGGAGATATAAAAGAATGATAGCAAATGGGAATGATCTGTTTCCAGTTCATTGCCTACTGAAACCGAAAGTgctaaatttattataaataaatctgacTCACCGTCCACGAATAATAAAACCCACAAAAGGAGAGAATGGTTCCGCATTTTAAACCCGCTTCTGACTGCATCCAAACTGAATGACAGCAGTGATTGAGGCTACTGATGAGGGACTCCAGACAAACCTCCCGAGTCACGTGACTTCTGCGAATATACTACTGTCTTGCGTCATGCAATTTCAAAGCATCTCAAAGATCAAAAagtcaaatattttcataaacacacacatacacctttaTGTATATCAATGAACAAACTGACACAAAGATGCTAAATCATTTGCATATGgaagtttactttttatataataattctcTTTTACATAGTTTGTAAATTTAAGAGTTGAAAGTAAAAACAAACCTATCATTCCCAATAAGAGCGTAGGGGGTGCGAATCAGTACATTTAAATTCATGTTACATTTAAGATTTCATAGTCAGATCTGATCACAtgacaaactcatagaaaacacaaaatatggcaaaattgaattttttttttttttagagttataAGGCTACATAACACTTAtataacacttaaaatatatatataaatatagtcaaCAAAAAATAAGACTCAGAGTACCAAACCGCAAATGGAAATTTAAAATTGAGGCCATTTTCTCCCACATTTATTCAACGAGCagcaaatgttcaaaaaaaataaagcaacaatgCTGTATTTCCCGTGTTTTTATAATAGCAGTGATAAAGCTGTAGTGTCTTCTCTTATTACTATTTGGGTTAAACAGCCATACAAAGTGCATTATAGCTGCAATTAAGTCATTTACATGCTCACAGAAAAAAAGGTATATCGATTTGAAAATTACAGTGCTAgacataagtaaataaaacattatttcagcaGAAACATGTCTGTAAACACATCACAGGCTCAATGatatgtacaaaaaaacaacattcacatACATTAGCTGCACTTTATATAGTGAATATTTTCAGAAATAAGCACATCAGTCAGAAAAACACAATTGCGATGCACATATAATGTATACAGTACAGTTAGCAAGTTCTTGgtcattcataataataataacagcatatATGACACATTTCTCATCAATGTTAATAGCATTATACCAACTCCATATTGGAGCTGCTGCATCTCTCTTCACTCATCAGAGGAGACTCAGCTGACTCTTTAGGTATGTTCTGACTGGAATCTATAAGAAAGCAGAGAATAATCACCAAAGATGTGAATAGATAATGTTGTTATACTACttcacaaaaacataataaaaattcataaagtgCATCTTAATGATGATATATATGAGCGAATCTGAGCTACTCACCAATGACAGAAACGTTGAATTTTTGGTATTGTTCCACTTTTCCATTGGTGGCGATCTGTAGTtgataatctccagagtctgtggttctggtgttcgTGATGGTCAGAGACCCTgtctgatccagcttcagtctgtttctgaaCTTCTCATAAGCACCATCATAAGTCTTCTGACAGATCTTATCGGCTGCTCTGCTGATTTTTGCAATGACTTTGCCTCCAAACTTCCACTCGATCACATCATCTCTCTGTAGTTCCGTACGATCAGTGTTGAGAGTCACAGGTTCTCCCTCTATCACCGATTTTGGTATTAATTCTGTTTTATCAACAAACATAAGTCAAACAAAGCCAGAATTCAAACAAACACCATTTTGtcaataagaaataaagaaaagtcAATTTACACTATTCttcattaattttgttatgttataaGATAAGGACAGGAAGCGGAGTGTTATCTGAAGGAGGAAAATAATCAGGTTGTTGCTGCGCCCCTGTAGACTGACAGCAGGTATACGACCTCAGTTTCCCCAACAAAACTAGGAATAAAGGTAAAGCCACATAACCCCTCTTAAATGCATCTCAGTGGTATCTATTTTCCACCACTTGAGTATTTTTACAATTAGattcttttgtaaaataaaaaaaaactattattataataattacacctaaagaaacatctaaaaaaagttacttgaaaatATTCGCTTTTCTGTTACTTACAGTTCCTGTTGCGCCAGTTTTTAAAGCCCACAGCCAAACACCAAAGTGCCACCATCAACAAAAGCACTATAGCGATTGACATCCAAACAACATGCGAGTGGGATTTCgtaatggctaaaaaaaaaaaaaaagatcggaaaTTAGCCCATGTTGGAAACCTACCTCACATACTGGCACAAATAAAAGGAGAATCTTAGGctaaatgcatcttaattaaatacattaacactatatacaatagaatagaatatataacTGAATAAAATCAAAGTTCAGTATAAAATTGCCCGTGATCCTCACCACTAACAGTAACGTTGAATCTCCTGTATTTGGTCCCATTGTTATTACTGATCTGTAGTATATAAAACCCCGAGTGTTCGGGTCtgctgtttgtgatggtcagagatccggtCAGTTTGTCCATTTTCAGTCTGTTACTAAACATCTCGCTGTCGCCAGCATCTAATGAGACCTCACGGGTTTCTCCATCAATTTTAGCGATGGCGCTCACATCACTTTGACACGGGACGTGATGAAGCGGATTATATACGCAGTGTTTGGTGGCCCGTCCAAAATTCCACACCATCAGATCATCTTTCTGTACGTTAAAGTTAGTGTTTAGAGTGACGGATTCTCCCTCCTTTGCTGATACAGGCTTTATTTTCTCTGCATCTGGATCAAACACACCTGGAAGAGTTTCACAGTTGATTACTTGCACCACAACTACACCAAATTAAGTTTCAGTTTCATTCAGTTTTATATAGGAACCAGACCACCTAACTACAatgtggtctaaaaaaaaaaaaaaaaaaaaaaaaaaactgtgggaTTCTTACTATGGGAGTGGGCTGccaggtcacatgacaacaaagagagagagtttgaagGCCAAACAGAGGGAATGAACTGCACAACCTTATAGGGAGCCATTATAAGAAAGGCTGATCGTGATGGGACCTTCTTTCACGTGTGGAATACATCTTCAAAGGGTAGTTTCAATGCAACGAGAAAATCCAGGTGAGATCTATCCGTTTGCTTAAACCCAAAACTTTCCTTCATTGTTTTGCTGCtgttattcatgcttttttttttgttgttatcagAGTTTCTAGTCATGTCTAGAAATTCTCAGCTACCTGAGTATGAGTTTGGCGACACATATGAATAAATGGTGTTTCAATTAGttattttacacaatttaatgctttttatttgcatgtcaaaCTAAAATTGACCATTTCACACCAGTATATTACTTTCCAACTTTAATCAGTGTGTTAATTCCACAACGAGTTCagatttctgttaaatatattCATCAATGCACTACTCACCTATTACAGTCACATTGAATCTCCTGTTCGAGGAGCCGCTCGTGCTGATCATGTCCACTTTATAAACTCCGGAGTGGTTAGTTCTGATGTTCCTAATGGTCAGCGATCCAGATTCAGTGTTTAACTCCAGTCTGTTTCTAAACCTCCCATCATTTCCGTCTTTTGTGGAGAACGTTTGGGAAGCCTTGTCGAATTGAGCTATGAGAGTGTTTTCaaacttccacagtattttttcatatttttgtatttgattaaGACACAtgtgtagagtgacagaatctccctccatcactgatatcGACTTCACGCCATCGGTCTCAAAACCAAACACACCTAGAAAACAAATACACTATTCATTTATAACACAGTAACTCCTACTGAACTGTAAACATTTAGATTATAATCACTGAATTGTATGTAACTAAATGTGACcatggactacaaaaccagtcttaagtgtcaatttttcgaaattgagatttatacatcatcggaaagctgcataaataagctttccattgatgtatggtttgttaggatagaacaattTTTGGCCGAGATTTAACTATTTGAATTATCTGAGGGTACAAAAcgatcaaaatactgagaaaatcacctttaaagttttccaaattaagttcttagcaatgcatattactaatcaaaaattatgttttgatatatttacggtaggaaatttactaaatatcttcctGGAACAtagtctttacttaatatccgaatgatttttggcataaaagaaaaatcgataatttttgacccatacagtgtttttttttttttatagaaaaatggatatttattctggttttgtggtccagggtcacaaatgacaaATGCTCAGACAGGCCCATGTAAAACTTTCTTAACCAtacacagtaataaaataataaataaaacagtaccAGAATCCAAATTTGACCGAAAAGGCTACGTAAATAAGTGACACAGTTATAAACAACTGGAATTGTTGTAGCTAGGTAAAGAAGATAACAGTTaacaaattaatgttaacaaagtaGGTAAATAAAAGTGTTTGCACACACAACAGATTAAGATTTACGCAAATACAGCGACAATGCAAAACGTCAAGACGCTGAAACGTAAACATACGCAAACTACGTACAAATGCAAAGCACATGCGGTAGATCGGGAAAATAAATCTATTGTGTCGTTGCATTTATGGAATAATCCCtccaaaaacaaagcattttaagATGTATACACGACTTACTACTGCTAGAAAATGGTtcgaaaatattttaaatgtcaacaaATGCACCCCACTTCCTGGTTCCATTGATTGAAACGAAACTGGCCAAAAATGAACAGAATTCCACGACTTACCATTAgcgaaaaacaagaaaaaaacgcGGACAATGAGATTCTTCATATTTCTGACCATCTTAGTAAAATGTGAGTTTACCACGgcgaatatttaaataaatctgagaAGACTGGCCGTTTAATTCTGGGTGTAGTTTCCTAGCCACTGCCAAAATGACTGACAAGAGAATTACAAGCTAAAACCCTAATTAAAGACCGATACCGAAATTCATAAAGGATTTTTCATAACGATGGCTGTGCTGAAAGAAAAACCAGTGCGCTTGATTTTTGATGGGGAAAAGGCTGAAAACATCTGCTGTATGAGGCAGCATGTTCTGTTCTAGATGAGTTTACAGCGCCTTCTAGTGACTGGCTCAGTCAGATCTGGTTAAGGTGGTTTCAGATCTACCTCCAGTCTTCTTCTGAGGGTCACTCAGTCATGTGTGAACACAACAACAGGAAAACACCCATCGACCACCTAAGCACCACTTCCTCTTGTGCCTACCTTTGATTAACAGATGTTTCCATTGTTTGTTCTGAAaatgacagttattttttttttttcaaatttatgttctgagaatttaaaatttttagaaaacagCAAAAGACAGAATAGAACATAAATAAGGAACATGAATGTgttacaataaacttttttttttttttcaaacatttgacaATTGAAATCATGGTAATTGTAagctataaataaaaactgattaatgCTGCTGCATATATTCCttctttattatttcaaataatttcccAATATACAAACAAAGGCATAATTTTCAATAACAACTTAGCAGCCTAACAACATGAATTGGGGGGAATAGTAATCCAATGAATTTACAATAAGTGCAATAACTTTGGCATTCATATTACTTATGAatctctgatttaaaaaaaagcttgaatttcacaataataaaaataaaaaaagaaatatacctATACCTATACATAACAGGAAACATTCACCACTCAAATCACTGTTCACAAGAGGAAAGTGAACAACAGTTTATCATAATGTATCCCCATGTAAACATAGTATCAGAGTAACAGTAAAATatagatcttaaaaaaaaatgaggcaCAAAATTTCCATAATACTATGGGGGGGGGGGATGCATTTGCAGACTTTAACCAAAAAATAGGCTCATCCCTTAAGTCATTGCACATGCATAAAACAACTATCACACAATCTCCTTTTATAACCCCTTTAAAGCATGAATAtaaggaaaagtttttttttgtttttttttatggcaccTGCTGATGTCAGGTGATCTAAAGAATTTCCACCTAAAACTTTTAAAGCCGCAGTCAATGGTCCCACCAGCCACCATGATTATATATGTATCAATAACAGGCACGATATCTCGTATATACACGCAAGAAAGAAGTGTACCATAAAGCACTAGGATCATTGATCAGCATGTAGTGCAAACTGTTCCAGTGAATGTACAACATATGTAAGCATATTCTCTACTCTCGATCACAACTCAGCAGCACACAGGTAGATTTCATCCACAGCTCATGTTACAGAAGCACTGAACTATTTCTGTCCTTTCAATGGATCCTGTACTCCGTCCCCTTTATCATCACCTGAAAGGAAGCACAGAAGGAGTAATAAAAGACGGTATAAATTACATTCGCACAAGTGAAGGTAAACTAAAATGTGAAATTGAATCCAGATCTCAAAATCATTCAAGTATTCTTCAGCTGTCATTTAGTGAAATGCTATAAATATTATCTGAACAATCACAGATGTCATTAAACAGTGCAGCAAATCATTAAGATAAACACAACATTTCAAAATTCTGCATTAAAAATGCTTACTTTGGTTAATGCTGGCCATGCATGCAAAGTTAATACTGGCCTTGTTGACGTTGTCTCTTATTCCGACAGTAAATCCCAACCACCACCACGATCAgtgtaataacacacacacatatcagcaCTATAATGCCTGTGGACAGACCAGCTTCTGTAAAGGACAAAGAGAGACAATCAGCTGTAAAATAAATCCTGTTACAAGCATCTTGCGTTTATAATCTTCAATCAGTTACACAGTTCAGGGTCTCTCCGTTACAAACCAAAAACACTCTACTCACCATCGACCGTGACTCGAAACTTCCTGTGTTTGGTCGCTATGTTTGTACCTTGCAcctgtagtttataaagtccagagtctgtggttctggtgtttgtgatggtcagagatccggtCTGACtcagctgcagtctgtctctgaatcgcTCATCAGTTTCATCATATGAGGGGTTTTTActggtttgtttgttgatttGAGCGATGGGAGTCTCTCCATCTTCGAACTTCCATTCTATCACATCATAATTGTGTATATCAGCAATATTATGCTGTAAAATGGCAGACTCTCCCGCCGTTACTGAAACTTTTGTAGGAATTGCATCTGAAATACATGTGGAATAATGCACATACATAACTGATGTTAATGATTGTGTTCTGACAATAATTCTAATAcacccaaaataataataataattaattatatatatatatatatatatatatatatatatatatatatatatatatatatatatataaatatatataatttgttttaggattctgtgattaataaaaagttaaaaagaacagcatttatttaaaaataaattttgtaatatatatatatatatatatatatatatatatatatatatatatatatatattcatttttaacactttaaatttaaagaaacatTCTGCATGACCTGAACACTGCGATTCAATTTAGAAAGaataagtattaaaatatgttgCTCTATGTCATAAATGAGTGCTTACCAAGGACGGTAACCTTAAATCTCCTGTATGTTGTGTTAGTGATATTGGTGATCTTCACTTCATAAAGCCCAGAGAGTGAGGTTCTGGTGTTTCTGATGGAGAGGTCCCCAGTTTGAGCGTTTATTTGGAGTTTGTCTTTGAATCTTGCATCATCAGTATCAGATAATAAGGGATTATTGGCCTTGACTGTAGCTATGACCACAGATCCAAACTTCCACACTATCTCATCATCTTTCTGTAGTTTGGTAATACAATTGGTGTCTAGGATGACAGAATCTCCTTCCATCAACTCACGAATCTCCACCGGATCGGTCtcaacaccaaacacacctggagaacaaacagaaacatacaactcctgtataataataataccatgACATTTTTCAGCTGAGATGATAAGCTTAATGCCATCTGCAACGGTTCACAAGTAGCTCTTTCTATGTAGAACTACAAATGAGCCCCAcatttagaagaagaaaaaaactgtatattaCTAAATACATTGATAGCTCTTAAAAAAgcaatatacatgtacatataaacACGTACAAACATACAGAACACACAACACGTGTTTAAACAAATCATTGTAATATAATGTGCATCCACATGCATCTGTAGCCtaccttaaatatataaaaaatagaaaaataagccatttaatattttaaacatttcaaatatttcaaataaacattctgtGTCAGTGAATATCATAGTGTGTGTTACACGTTATTGTATATTACTTAAATTGCATGTTACATGAGAAATAAATTATGGTCAGACTAATgtttttatagtaatataatacactatatttacaaaccatttcagaaatctggtaAGGCATATGTAAGGCAGGATtcgaatcctaaaaaaaaatcaaacacaaaagcGGTCTCATTCAAAATAAACGAGTAGTTTCGTCCTTGGGTTTTAAATGAAGTCTCGCGAGAGCGCGGACGAGCAGAATGCGGAAACTGGCGTGCGATTGTCTGGCTGCGATATTAAAATTGAAACTGGGTGATACAGTATAGCGCTTTATAACATACAGACACGAcgatgtttttcttctgtttaattCAATAGTAAGATGTTTACgttatttgttggttttgttgAGCCATTAAGGCGGATTAAAACAACTGtattggatttatttttaaataaaaaaaatgttgatggaGATCAATACGCGTTTAGAAACTATTGAGAGCCGAAGCGGTGGATAATGCGTTATATACGACCTACATTGCGACGGGCAGGCAACAAATTAAGGGtaaggaaaatatttttctacACAAAGAAGCTGTTTTGTAAGTGTATTGCTCGTATAATGTCATACGTTTAGATAGAGATCTGTCATCGGACAAAAACGGTGGATTCACTGAGAAACTTTTGACAAAGAATCAAACTTCCGGTAGTGTTTGAGCCATACGCTGTATATTACCTTGACGAAATCAACATTATACACACTTATGTCAAACAGTTTGTCAGAAGGAGACGTTATTTTTGTCGTTACGCTGACGTTCTTGCTCCTAGAGCGGACTCGACGCCCTTCGGGCGGTGAATATTGTTTTCGACACAAAGTCGCGTTCTTCCAGCAGAGGGCGATTTACGGCTCAGCCTAACgattaatattgagaaatatacaaatatatggaGGGTTCTGGCCTCTTTTAAGACATTTGAAAATCTAAACGTACTAGCTACAAGAATAAAGCTCTAATAAAGACCCTGCACATGCGACTATAAAACTATTCCCTCAAATCATCCTCATCTGTCGCTGTGAtccactcttctgtatcagcgaTGAGAAAAGTAACGGGTGCCAGATGACAATGCCGTCTGAAAACCTTGAGAAACGGTCTGGACAATGATTTACGTGAATAATCACACTGAGAAGCTTAAACTACAACTGAATCGACAAATTTAATACTTATGAAATAGATAGGTCTACAGTGTAGAGATAAACTTCTGTAAGTGGCACATAATGGAAAATaccaacaaacaacacaaactgaCTATAAGAAAAATCACAGCAATAAGTTCATGAACCATGTCCACATGACATTTCAATTGTAAATTTGGTAAATTAATGGACATGCATGTGCTTTTCATGTTTATGGGTGATTTCAAGTGTCTTGCTGTGACATGctgcacataaaaatattaaaacatcaagctttttttattgttcttacattacttttagtcataatgaatttaaaaaaaaaaaaaaaaaaaacaactaattattTAATGAAGCCTCCAGGCTGCACATGCAATActtataaaattctaaatattgagaaaatcgtctttaaagttatccaaatgaattcttagcaatgcatattactaatcaaaaattaagttttgatatatttatggtaggaaattttcaaatcaaattatcttcatggaacatgatctttaatcaatatcctaatgatttttggcataaaagaaaaaattataattttttggctattgctaaaaatatacccaagcaacttaagactggttttgtggtccagggtcacacacacacacacacacatacatctatatatatacaaagtctaataaagtaattaaaaaaatgtttaatagtagTAATATGGAtaacttatttttacattttttaaataagcatgGTGCGTTTTAAACCAATACTCAGGTTTGTAATTTAATGTCCTGCTATCTATTTTCAAGAAGACAAACAGATTTAGTAACATTTCGTGTGTGTCAATGCTAAATATGGGTGAATAAATTACACAAGTTACATTTTGGGgatctgtccctttaagtgtttaGCTGCTTCTACACAAAAGCAGGTTGTTCAGCGTGTTGAGGCCTCTCTCCTCCAGTGACTTTCATTCAAACAGAATGGCCTCTTGTCTTCAATTACGTTCTTTTTTTGCTCACTTGGAAGGCTCCCACTGGGGGAGGGGCTCTTGCAAAACACTCAAAACTGCCAAGCTTCAAAATTCCTTTCTTACTTCCTGATAGGACGCTGattatcaacatttttaaaaccacaaaGATTGGCCACTTAGAAATCAAACTTTTACATCATAGAA
Protein-coding sequences here:
- the si:dkey-182g1.2 gene encoding uncharacterized protein si:dkey-182g1.2 isoform X3 — encoded protein: MGIANLMFPVLLFVNGVFGVETDPVEIRELMEGDSVILDTNCITKLQKDDEIVWKFGSVVIATVKANNPLLSDTDDARFKDKLQINAQTGDLSIRNTRTSLSGLYEVKITNITNTTYRRFKVTVLDAIPTKVSVTAGESAILQHNIADIHNYDVIEWKFEDGETPIAQINKQTSKNPSYDETDERFRDRLQLSQTGSLTITNTRTTDSGLYKLQVQGTNIATKHRKFRVTVDEAGLSTGIIVLICVCVITLIVVVVGIYCRNKRQRQQGQY
- the si:dkey-182g1.2 gene encoding uncharacterized protein si:dkey-182g1.2 isoform X1; the protein is MGIANLMFPVLLFVNGVFGVETDPVEIRELMEGDSVILDTNCITKLQKDDEIVWKFGSVVIATVKANNPLLSDTDDARFKDKLQINAQTGDLSIRNTRTSLSGLYEVKITNITNTTYRRFKVTVLDAIPTKVSVTAGESAILQHNIADIHNYDVIEWKFEDGETPIAQINKQTSKNPSYDETDERFRDRLQLSQTGSLTITNTRTTDSGLYKLQVQGTNIATKHRKFRVTVDEAGLSTGIIVLICVCVITLIVVVVGIYCRNKRQRQQGDDKGDGVQDPLKGQK
- the si:dkey-182g1.10 gene encoding uncharacterized protein si:dkey-182g1.10, with translation MVRNMKNLIVRVFFLFFANGVFGFETDGVKSISVMEGDSVTLHMCLNQIQKYEKILWKFENTLIAQFDKASQTFSTKDGNDGRFRNRLELNTESGSLTIRNIRTNHSGVYKVDMISTSGSSNRRFNVTVIGVFDPDAEKIKPVSAKEGESVTLNTNFNVQKDDLMVWNFGRATKHCVYNPLHHVPCQSDVSAIAKIDGETREVSLDAGDSEMFSNRLKMDKLTGSLTITNSRPEHSGFYILQISNNNGTKYRRFNVTVSAITKSHSHVVWMSIAIVLLLMVALWCLAVGFKNWRNRNFLLGKLRSYTCCQSTGAQQQPDYFPPSDNTPLPVLIL
- the si:dkey-182g1.2 gene encoding uncharacterized protein si:dkey-182g1.2 isoform X2 → MCLYSGVFGVETDPVEIRELMEGDSVILDTNCITKLQKDDEIVWKFGSVVIATVKANNPLLSDTDDARFKDKLQINAQTGDLSIRNTRTSLSGLYEVKITNITNTTYRRFKVTVLDAIPTKVSVTAGESAILQHNIADIHNYDVIEWKFEDGETPIAQINKQTSKNPSYDETDERFRDRLQLSQTGSLTITNTRTTDSGLYKLQVQGTNIATKHRKFRVTVDEAGLSTGIIVLICVCVITLIVVVVGIYCRNKRQRQQGDDKGDGVQDPLKGQK